Proteins found in one Colletes latitarsis isolate SP2378_abdomen chromosome 8, iyColLati1, whole genome shotgun sequence genomic segment:
- the LOC143345078 gene encoding ubiquitin-protein ligase E3B isoform X2: MFKAEESSKDSFLQQTKAAREERAHEKDREAAVTLIQAYVRGWLTRKRILEEFDTNFLNDGGTDTNIELKPALHMYKIISKFLYVYKKERDQERIEKLCRYLVWTLDSESPETSYVGLVLNKDHYKSWIMQMKTLLLYCLTGLENLKPERVCDHISIHLRLHMLVSFTSSRTWAILKVGGMEKLRVGMNQLCANIMGHLVNNGFYPIMQAFLLKGLGRVEIALKPIALSAVVTLALGPLISSQMSDKLVSLFLINIFSVPALVYHLNSISSVCSSSFITCNLFARSLELLNLEQNLRIVFNALEGSYALCLLANLIQLANIEREEVLRELYFPSFTFVVTKMLEACQQYVVAKQSNLTHWHPILGWLALKVDTTLQEPIPYVKTQLACLWTGRIVAQLIGQPLTELIEKEIPPSLEQQGTSVGTNIFRRAFLEARTNRNNNTKNYRKLGSPETTRISLICSLYQIALHTLTQMKMEILTGLCYQDKILYHMYLFLGTLGPYCGLKAFLDHLAANTKCTAPEFQMLILFSDCMTHYVTILDDMEMYEQQEPFKLSDFVTISYFLNQFLYKAVLNNLFDVPDLKSVPNNPLFTSLHTLLMAIYRRDCRRMFCPDGHWLAKLIRVSGFLADLEKGRRGAALLLSKMPHVIPHSERVVLFRKHVANEKAVLGLTESACNSTPTTLIVVHRTRIVEDGYRQLAMLPSQALKGVIRVRFVNEQGLAEAGIDQDGVFKEFLEETIKKVFDPSLNLFKATSENRLYPSPTSSMQDNHLQLFEFVGRMLGKAVYEGIVVDVPFASFFVSQFSGQTGGALYSWLDELASLDRDLYRSLTLVKHYKGDVRQLELTFSLDEDVLGKLVTHELVPGGRAVPVTNEKKINYIHLMAHFRMHMQIKDQTTAFIRGFRSIINLEWLALFSTPELQRLISGDNVPLDLRDLRKHTQYYGGFHDSHRVVCWLWDILEKDFSEEERGLFLKFVTSCSKSPLLGFAHLEPPFSIRCVEVGDDEDTGDTIGSVIRGFFTIRKKDPQNRLPTSSTCFNLLKLPNYQKKSTLREKLRYAVTSNTGFELS, from the exons ATGTTTAAAGCCGAGGAGTCGTCAAAAGACAGCTTCCTTCAACAAACGAAGGCTGCTAGAGAGGAAAGAGCTCACGAGAAAGATAGAGAAGCTGCTGTCACCTTAATTCAAGCTTATGTTAGAGGATGGTTGACCCGTAAAAGAATATT AGAAGAATTTGATACAAATTTTCTCAACGATGGTGGCACAGATACTAATATAGAACTGAAACCTGCTTTGCACATGTACAAgattatttctaaatttttgTATGTATATAAAAAAGAAAGGGATCAAGAAAGAATAGAAAAATTATGTAG ATATTTAGTGTGGACTCTTGATTCAGAGTCTCCAGAGACTTCGTACGTGGGACTTGTACTGAACAAAGATCACTACAAATCATGGATAATGCAAATGAAAACATTATTACTTTATTGTCTAACTGGTTTAGAGAATCTTAAACCAGAAAGAGTTTGCGATCATATATCCATCCATTTGAGGTTGCACATGTTAGTTAGTTTTACATCGTCAAGAACATGGGCAATTTTGAAAGTAGGGGGTATGGAGAAACTAAGGGTTGGCATGAATCAGCTCTGTGCAAATATAATGGGCCACCTAGTCAATAATGGGTTCTATCCCATTATGCAG GCTTTTTTATTAAAGGGATTGGGTAGGGTGGAAATTGCTTTGAAACCAATTGCACTTTCAGCAGTAGTTACATTGGCATTGGGGCCCCTAATTTCTTCTCAAATGTCAGACAAATTGGTATCTCTATTTTTAATTAACATTTTTAGTGTACCTGCTTTGGTCTATCATCTAAATAGTATATCATCTGTG TGTAGTTCATCCTTTATTACTTGCAATTTGTTTGCGCGAAGTTTGGAGTTGTTAAATTTGGAGCAAAATTTGAGAATAGTTTTTAATGCTTTAGAAGGTAGCTATGCATTGTGCTTACTAGCCAATTTAATACAATTGGCTAATATTGAAAGAGAGGAAGTACTGAGAGAGCTATATTTTCCTTCTTTTACG TTTGTTGTAACAAAAATGTTGGAAGCGTGTCAACAATACGTAGTTGCAAAACAAAGTAATTTAACACATTGGCACCCTATTTTGGGGTGGCTTGCCCTAAAGGTTGACACAACTTTGCAAGAACCTATTCCATATGTAAAAACACAATTAGCATGTTTATGGACGGGAAGAATAGTTGCACAATTAATTG GTCAACCATTAACAGAACTTATAGAGAAAGAGATACCTCCGTCGTTAGAGCAACAGGGCACATCTGTTGGTACTAACATTTTTCGAAGGGCGTTTCTGGAAGCACGTACAAATAgaaataataatactaaaaattaCAGGAAATTGGGAAGCCCAGAAACTACTAGAATATCCTTAATTTGTTCTCTTTATCAAATTGCTTTACATACACTTACACAGATGAAGATGGAGATACTAACTG GTTTATGCTATCAAGATAAAATTTTATACCACATGTATTTATTCTTGGGAACATTGGGTCCATATTGTGGTTTGAAGGCATTTTTAGACCATTTAGCTGCAAATACAAAATGTACAGCACCTGAATTTCAAATGTTGATATTATTTTCTGATTGTATGACGCACTACGTTAC AATTTTAGATGATATGGAAATGTACGAACAGCAAGAACCGTTCAAGCTTAGCGATTTTGTAACGAtatcatattttttaaatcagttTTTGTACAAGGCAGTTTTGAATAACTTGTTTG ATGTTCCAGACCTGAAATCGGTTCCTAATAATCCTTTGTTCACCTCTCTTCACACACTTTTAATGGCAATCTATCGACGGGATTGTAGACGGATGTTTTGTCCGGATGGGCATTGGTTGGCGAAGTTAA TTCGAGTGTCTGGTTTTCTTGCAGACTTGGAGAAGGGTAGACGCGGTGCGGCTCTTCTTCTTTCCAAAATGCCTCATGTTATTCCTCACTCGGAACGCGTGGTACTGTTTCGTAAGCACGTGGCTAACGAGAAAGCAGTACTGGGTTTAACCGAAAGTGCTTGCAATAGTACACCGACAACGCTTATCGTTGTTCATAG gacacGTATAGTAGAGGACGGATATCGTCAACTTGCCATGTTACCTTCTCAAGCGCTTAAAGGTGTGATCAGAGTTCGTTTCGTAAACGAGCAAGGTTTAGCCGAAGCTGGTATCGATCAAGATGGAGTATTTAAAGAATTCTTAGAGGAGACAATAAAGAAAGTTTTCGATCcatctttaaatttatttaaagctACTAGTGAAAATCGACTTTATCCATCTCCCACATCCTCTATGCAAGATAATCACTTGCAACTGTTTGAGTTTGTTGGTCGTATGTTGGGTAAAGCGGTCTACGAA GGTATCGTTGTAGATGtacctttcgcatccttctttgTTTCCCAATTTTCTGGGCAAACTGGAGGAGCATTGTACAGCTGGCTGGACGAATTGGCGTCTTTAGATCGGGACTTATACCGAAGTCTTACTCTTGTAAAGCATTATAAGGGCGATGTCAGACAGTTAGAATTAACTTTCTCCCTTGACGAAGACGTTTTAGGTAAATTAGTCACACACGAGTTGGTTCCTGGAGGACGAGCGGTGCCGGTCAccaacgagaaaaaaattaattatatacACTTAATGGCCCACTTCAGAATGCATATGCAAATAAAAGATCAGACGACTGCTTTCATTAGGGGGTTCCGTTCTATCATTAATCTTGAGTGGTTGGCGTTATTTTCAACTCCAGAG ttGCAAAGATTAATATCGGGCGATAACGTTCCGTTGGATTTACGGGATTTACGGAAACACACGCAATATTACGGTGGTTTTCATGACAGTCATCGTGTTGTATGCTGGTTGTGGGATATTTTGGAGAAAGATTTTTCAGAAGAGGAACGGGGCTTATTCCTAAAG TTTGTTACAAGCTGCTCAAAATCACCACTGTTGGGTTTTGCACACTTAGAGCCACCGTTCTCGATTCGTTGCGTAGAGGTTGGCGACGACGAAGATACGGGTGATACAATCG GTAGTGTTATAAGGGGGTTCTTTACGATTCGTAAAAAGGATCCGCAGAATCGTTTGCCCACATCGTCCACGTGTTTCAATCTCCTTAAATTACCAAATTACCAAAAGAAAAGTACATTGCGCGAGAAGCTGCGTTACGCTGTCACTAGTAACACAGGCTTCGAGCTTTCTTAA
- the LOC143345078 gene encoding ubiquitin-protein ligase E3B isoform X1, which translates to MFKAEESSKDSFLQQTKAAREERAHEKDREAAVTLIQAYVRGWLTRKRILEEFDTNFLNDGGTDTNIELKPALHMYKIISKFLYVYKKERDQERIEKLCRYLVWTLDSESPETSYVGLVLNKDHYKSWIMQMKTLLLYCLTGLENLKPERVCDHISIHLRLHMLVSFTSSRTWAILKVGGMEKLRVGMNQLCANIMGHLVNNGFYPIMQAFLLKGLGRVEIALKPIALSAVVTLALGPLISSQMSDKLVSLFLINIFSVPALVYHLNSISSVCSSSFITCNLFARSLELLNLEQNLRIVFNALEGSYALCLLANLIQLANIEREEVLRELYFPSFTFVVTKMLEACQQYVVAKQSNLTHWHPILGWLALKVDTTLQEPIPYVKTQLACLWTGRIVAQLIGQPLTELIEKEIPPSLEQQGTSVGTNIFRRAFLEARTNRNNNTKNYRKLGSPETTRISLICSLYQIALHTLTQMKMEILTGLCYQDKILYHMYLFLGTLGPYCGLKAFLDHLAANTKCTAPEFQMLILFSDCMTHYVTILDDMEMYEQQEPFKLSDFVTISYFLNQFLYKAVLNNLFVLDVPDLKSVPNNPLFTSLHTLLMAIYRRDCRRMFCPDGHWLAKLIRVSGFLADLEKGRRGAALLLSKMPHVIPHSERVVLFRKHVANEKAVLGLTESACNSTPTTLIVVHRTRIVEDGYRQLAMLPSQALKGVIRVRFVNEQGLAEAGIDQDGVFKEFLEETIKKVFDPSLNLFKATSENRLYPSPTSSMQDNHLQLFEFVGRMLGKAVYEGIVVDVPFASFFVSQFSGQTGGALYSWLDELASLDRDLYRSLTLVKHYKGDVRQLELTFSLDEDVLGKLVTHELVPGGRAVPVTNEKKINYIHLMAHFRMHMQIKDQTTAFIRGFRSIINLEWLALFSTPELQRLISGDNVPLDLRDLRKHTQYYGGFHDSHRVVCWLWDILEKDFSEEERGLFLKFVTSCSKSPLLGFAHLEPPFSIRCVEVGDDEDTGDTIGSVIRGFFTIRKKDPQNRLPTSSTCFNLLKLPNYQKKSTLREKLRYAVTSNTGFELS; encoded by the exons ATGTTTAAAGCCGAGGAGTCGTCAAAAGACAGCTTCCTTCAACAAACGAAGGCTGCTAGAGAGGAAAGAGCTCACGAGAAAGATAGAGAAGCTGCTGTCACCTTAATTCAAGCTTATGTTAGAGGATGGTTGACCCGTAAAAGAATATT AGAAGAATTTGATACAAATTTTCTCAACGATGGTGGCACAGATACTAATATAGAACTGAAACCTGCTTTGCACATGTACAAgattatttctaaatttttgTATGTATATAAAAAAGAAAGGGATCAAGAAAGAATAGAAAAATTATGTAG ATATTTAGTGTGGACTCTTGATTCAGAGTCTCCAGAGACTTCGTACGTGGGACTTGTACTGAACAAAGATCACTACAAATCATGGATAATGCAAATGAAAACATTATTACTTTATTGTCTAACTGGTTTAGAGAATCTTAAACCAGAAAGAGTTTGCGATCATATATCCATCCATTTGAGGTTGCACATGTTAGTTAGTTTTACATCGTCAAGAACATGGGCAATTTTGAAAGTAGGGGGTATGGAGAAACTAAGGGTTGGCATGAATCAGCTCTGTGCAAATATAATGGGCCACCTAGTCAATAATGGGTTCTATCCCATTATGCAG GCTTTTTTATTAAAGGGATTGGGTAGGGTGGAAATTGCTTTGAAACCAATTGCACTTTCAGCAGTAGTTACATTGGCATTGGGGCCCCTAATTTCTTCTCAAATGTCAGACAAATTGGTATCTCTATTTTTAATTAACATTTTTAGTGTACCTGCTTTGGTCTATCATCTAAATAGTATATCATCTGTG TGTAGTTCATCCTTTATTACTTGCAATTTGTTTGCGCGAAGTTTGGAGTTGTTAAATTTGGAGCAAAATTTGAGAATAGTTTTTAATGCTTTAGAAGGTAGCTATGCATTGTGCTTACTAGCCAATTTAATACAATTGGCTAATATTGAAAGAGAGGAAGTACTGAGAGAGCTATATTTTCCTTCTTTTACG TTTGTTGTAACAAAAATGTTGGAAGCGTGTCAACAATACGTAGTTGCAAAACAAAGTAATTTAACACATTGGCACCCTATTTTGGGGTGGCTTGCCCTAAAGGTTGACACAACTTTGCAAGAACCTATTCCATATGTAAAAACACAATTAGCATGTTTATGGACGGGAAGAATAGTTGCACAATTAATTG GTCAACCATTAACAGAACTTATAGAGAAAGAGATACCTCCGTCGTTAGAGCAACAGGGCACATCTGTTGGTACTAACATTTTTCGAAGGGCGTTTCTGGAAGCACGTACAAATAgaaataataatactaaaaattaCAGGAAATTGGGAAGCCCAGAAACTACTAGAATATCCTTAATTTGTTCTCTTTATCAAATTGCTTTACATACACTTACACAGATGAAGATGGAGATACTAACTG GTTTATGCTATCAAGATAAAATTTTATACCACATGTATTTATTCTTGGGAACATTGGGTCCATATTGTGGTTTGAAGGCATTTTTAGACCATTTAGCTGCAAATACAAAATGTACAGCACCTGAATTTCAAATGTTGATATTATTTTCTGATTGTATGACGCACTACGTTAC AATTTTAGATGATATGGAAATGTACGAACAGCAAGAACCGTTCAAGCTTAGCGATTTTGTAACGAtatcatattttttaaatcagttTTTGTACAAGGCAGTTTTGAATAACTTGTTTG TTTTAGATGTTCCAGACCTGAAATCGGTTCCTAATAATCCTTTGTTCACCTCTCTTCACACACTTTTAATGGCAATCTATCGACGGGATTGTAGACGGATGTTTTGTCCGGATGGGCATTGGTTGGCGAAGTTAA TTCGAGTGTCTGGTTTTCTTGCAGACTTGGAGAAGGGTAGACGCGGTGCGGCTCTTCTTCTTTCCAAAATGCCTCATGTTATTCCTCACTCGGAACGCGTGGTACTGTTTCGTAAGCACGTGGCTAACGAGAAAGCAGTACTGGGTTTAACCGAAAGTGCTTGCAATAGTACACCGACAACGCTTATCGTTGTTCATAG gacacGTATAGTAGAGGACGGATATCGTCAACTTGCCATGTTACCTTCTCAAGCGCTTAAAGGTGTGATCAGAGTTCGTTTCGTAAACGAGCAAGGTTTAGCCGAAGCTGGTATCGATCAAGATGGAGTATTTAAAGAATTCTTAGAGGAGACAATAAAGAAAGTTTTCGATCcatctttaaatttatttaaagctACTAGTGAAAATCGACTTTATCCATCTCCCACATCCTCTATGCAAGATAATCACTTGCAACTGTTTGAGTTTGTTGGTCGTATGTTGGGTAAAGCGGTCTACGAA GGTATCGTTGTAGATGtacctttcgcatccttctttgTTTCCCAATTTTCTGGGCAAACTGGAGGAGCATTGTACAGCTGGCTGGACGAATTGGCGTCTTTAGATCGGGACTTATACCGAAGTCTTACTCTTGTAAAGCATTATAAGGGCGATGTCAGACAGTTAGAATTAACTTTCTCCCTTGACGAAGACGTTTTAGGTAAATTAGTCACACACGAGTTGGTTCCTGGAGGACGAGCGGTGCCGGTCAccaacgagaaaaaaattaattatatacACTTAATGGCCCACTTCAGAATGCATATGCAAATAAAAGATCAGACGACTGCTTTCATTAGGGGGTTCCGTTCTATCATTAATCTTGAGTGGTTGGCGTTATTTTCAACTCCAGAG ttGCAAAGATTAATATCGGGCGATAACGTTCCGTTGGATTTACGGGATTTACGGAAACACACGCAATATTACGGTGGTTTTCATGACAGTCATCGTGTTGTATGCTGGTTGTGGGATATTTTGGAGAAAGATTTTTCAGAAGAGGAACGGGGCTTATTCCTAAAG TTTGTTACAAGCTGCTCAAAATCACCACTGTTGGGTTTTGCACACTTAGAGCCACCGTTCTCGATTCGTTGCGTAGAGGTTGGCGACGACGAAGATACGGGTGATACAATCG GTAGTGTTATAAGGGGGTTCTTTACGATTCGTAAAAAGGATCCGCAGAATCGTTTGCCCACATCGTCCACGTGTTTCAATCTCCTTAAATTACCAAATTACCAAAAGAAAAGTACATTGCGCGAGAAGCTGCGTTACGCTGTCACTAGTAACACAGGCTTCGAGCTTTCTTAA
- the LOC143345078 gene encoding ubiquitin-protein ligase E3B isoform X3, which produces MFKAEESSKDSFLQQTKAAREERAHEKDREAAVTLIQAYVRGWLTRKRILEEFDTNFLNDGGTDTNIELKPALHMYKIISKFLYVYKKERDQERIEKLCRYLVWTLDSESPETSYVGLVLNKDHYKSWIMQMKTLLLYCLTGLENLKPERVCDHISIHLRLHMLVSFTSSRTWAILKVGGMEKLRVGMNQLCANIMGHLVNNGFYPIMQAFLLKGLGRVEIALKPIALSAVVTLALGPLISSQMSDKLVSLFLINIFSVPALVYHLNSISSVCSSSFITCNLFARSLELLNLEQNLRIVFNALEGSYALCLLANLIQLANIEREEVLRELYFPSFTFVVTKMLEACQQYVVAKQSNLTHWHPILGWLALKVDTTLQEPIPYVKTQLACLWTGRIVAQLIGQPLTELIEKEIPPSLEQQGTSVGTNIFRRAFLEARTNRNNNTKNYRKLGSPETTRISLICSLYQIALHTLTQMKMEILTGLCYQDKILYHMYLFLGTLGPYCGLKAFLDHLAANTKCTAPEFQMLILFSDCMTHYVTILDDMEMYEQQEPFKLSDFVTISYFLNQFLYKAVLNNLFDLKSVPNNPLFTSLHTLLMAIYRRDCRRMFCPDGHWLAKLIRVSGFLADLEKGRRGAALLLSKMPHVIPHSERVVLFRKHVANEKAVLGLTESACNSTPTTLIVVHRTRIVEDGYRQLAMLPSQALKGVIRVRFVNEQGLAEAGIDQDGVFKEFLEETIKKVFDPSLNLFKATSENRLYPSPTSSMQDNHLQLFEFVGRMLGKAVYEGIVVDVPFASFFVSQFSGQTGGALYSWLDELASLDRDLYRSLTLVKHYKGDVRQLELTFSLDEDVLGKLVTHELVPGGRAVPVTNEKKINYIHLMAHFRMHMQIKDQTTAFIRGFRSIINLEWLALFSTPELQRLISGDNVPLDLRDLRKHTQYYGGFHDSHRVVCWLWDILEKDFSEEERGLFLKFVTSCSKSPLLGFAHLEPPFSIRCVEVGDDEDTGDTIGSVIRGFFTIRKKDPQNRLPTSSTCFNLLKLPNYQKKSTLREKLRYAVTSNTGFELS; this is translated from the exons ATGTTTAAAGCCGAGGAGTCGTCAAAAGACAGCTTCCTTCAACAAACGAAGGCTGCTAGAGAGGAAAGAGCTCACGAGAAAGATAGAGAAGCTGCTGTCACCTTAATTCAAGCTTATGTTAGAGGATGGTTGACCCGTAAAAGAATATT AGAAGAATTTGATACAAATTTTCTCAACGATGGTGGCACAGATACTAATATAGAACTGAAACCTGCTTTGCACATGTACAAgattatttctaaatttttgTATGTATATAAAAAAGAAAGGGATCAAGAAAGAATAGAAAAATTATGTAG ATATTTAGTGTGGACTCTTGATTCAGAGTCTCCAGAGACTTCGTACGTGGGACTTGTACTGAACAAAGATCACTACAAATCATGGATAATGCAAATGAAAACATTATTACTTTATTGTCTAACTGGTTTAGAGAATCTTAAACCAGAAAGAGTTTGCGATCATATATCCATCCATTTGAGGTTGCACATGTTAGTTAGTTTTACATCGTCAAGAACATGGGCAATTTTGAAAGTAGGGGGTATGGAGAAACTAAGGGTTGGCATGAATCAGCTCTGTGCAAATATAATGGGCCACCTAGTCAATAATGGGTTCTATCCCATTATGCAG GCTTTTTTATTAAAGGGATTGGGTAGGGTGGAAATTGCTTTGAAACCAATTGCACTTTCAGCAGTAGTTACATTGGCATTGGGGCCCCTAATTTCTTCTCAAATGTCAGACAAATTGGTATCTCTATTTTTAATTAACATTTTTAGTGTACCTGCTTTGGTCTATCATCTAAATAGTATATCATCTGTG TGTAGTTCATCCTTTATTACTTGCAATTTGTTTGCGCGAAGTTTGGAGTTGTTAAATTTGGAGCAAAATTTGAGAATAGTTTTTAATGCTTTAGAAGGTAGCTATGCATTGTGCTTACTAGCCAATTTAATACAATTGGCTAATATTGAAAGAGAGGAAGTACTGAGAGAGCTATATTTTCCTTCTTTTACG TTTGTTGTAACAAAAATGTTGGAAGCGTGTCAACAATACGTAGTTGCAAAACAAAGTAATTTAACACATTGGCACCCTATTTTGGGGTGGCTTGCCCTAAAGGTTGACACAACTTTGCAAGAACCTATTCCATATGTAAAAACACAATTAGCATGTTTATGGACGGGAAGAATAGTTGCACAATTAATTG GTCAACCATTAACAGAACTTATAGAGAAAGAGATACCTCCGTCGTTAGAGCAACAGGGCACATCTGTTGGTACTAACATTTTTCGAAGGGCGTTTCTGGAAGCACGTACAAATAgaaataataatactaaaaattaCAGGAAATTGGGAAGCCCAGAAACTACTAGAATATCCTTAATTTGTTCTCTTTATCAAATTGCTTTACATACACTTACACAGATGAAGATGGAGATACTAACTG GTTTATGCTATCAAGATAAAATTTTATACCACATGTATTTATTCTTGGGAACATTGGGTCCATATTGTGGTTTGAAGGCATTTTTAGACCATTTAGCTGCAAATACAAAATGTACAGCACCTGAATTTCAAATGTTGATATTATTTTCTGATTGTATGACGCACTACGTTAC AATTTTAGATGATATGGAAATGTACGAACAGCAAGAACCGTTCAAGCTTAGCGATTTTGTAACGAtatcatattttttaaatcagttTTTGTACAAGGCAGTTTTGAATAACTTGTTTG ACCTGAAATCGGTTCCTAATAATCCTTTGTTCACCTCTCTTCACACACTTTTAATGGCAATCTATCGACGGGATTGTAGACGGATGTTTTGTCCGGATGGGCATTGGTTGGCGAAGTTAA TTCGAGTGTCTGGTTTTCTTGCAGACTTGGAGAAGGGTAGACGCGGTGCGGCTCTTCTTCTTTCCAAAATGCCTCATGTTATTCCTCACTCGGAACGCGTGGTACTGTTTCGTAAGCACGTGGCTAACGAGAAAGCAGTACTGGGTTTAACCGAAAGTGCTTGCAATAGTACACCGACAACGCTTATCGTTGTTCATAG gacacGTATAGTAGAGGACGGATATCGTCAACTTGCCATGTTACCTTCTCAAGCGCTTAAAGGTGTGATCAGAGTTCGTTTCGTAAACGAGCAAGGTTTAGCCGAAGCTGGTATCGATCAAGATGGAGTATTTAAAGAATTCTTAGAGGAGACAATAAAGAAAGTTTTCGATCcatctttaaatttatttaaagctACTAGTGAAAATCGACTTTATCCATCTCCCACATCCTCTATGCAAGATAATCACTTGCAACTGTTTGAGTTTGTTGGTCGTATGTTGGGTAAAGCGGTCTACGAA GGTATCGTTGTAGATGtacctttcgcatccttctttgTTTCCCAATTTTCTGGGCAAACTGGAGGAGCATTGTACAGCTGGCTGGACGAATTGGCGTCTTTAGATCGGGACTTATACCGAAGTCTTACTCTTGTAAAGCATTATAAGGGCGATGTCAGACAGTTAGAATTAACTTTCTCCCTTGACGAAGACGTTTTAGGTAAATTAGTCACACACGAGTTGGTTCCTGGAGGACGAGCGGTGCCGGTCAccaacgagaaaaaaattaattatatacACTTAATGGCCCACTTCAGAATGCATATGCAAATAAAAGATCAGACGACTGCTTTCATTAGGGGGTTCCGTTCTATCATTAATCTTGAGTGGTTGGCGTTATTTTCAACTCCAGAG ttGCAAAGATTAATATCGGGCGATAACGTTCCGTTGGATTTACGGGATTTACGGAAACACACGCAATATTACGGTGGTTTTCATGACAGTCATCGTGTTGTATGCTGGTTGTGGGATATTTTGGAGAAAGATTTTTCAGAAGAGGAACGGGGCTTATTCCTAAAG TTTGTTACAAGCTGCTCAAAATCACCACTGTTGGGTTTTGCACACTTAGAGCCACCGTTCTCGATTCGTTGCGTAGAGGTTGGCGACGACGAAGATACGGGTGATACAATCG GTAGTGTTATAAGGGGGTTCTTTACGATTCGTAAAAAGGATCCGCAGAATCGTTTGCCCACATCGTCCACGTGTTTCAATCTCCTTAAATTACCAAATTACCAAAAGAAAAGTACATTGCGCGAGAAGCTGCGTTACGCTGTCACTAGTAACACAGGCTTCGAGCTTTCTTAA